In Anaerolineales bacterium, the following proteins share a genomic window:
- a CDS encoding DUF4910 domain-containing protein, whose product MRPSLKSILAEFFPLHRTLASDDHDKTLEIVGSYMPDSSNYTIETYAPLTPVWTWKVPERYVVHEAYLETEEGERIVDFKDNPLHIVSYSLPVDVVLSFDELQPHLYFNEKRPHTVPWIFKYYERDWGFCLPKNTFDKLPRDKKYHAVIRSEFVTDPRQGFKVATAVVHPQGGANPEAGEFLVQAHTCHPMQANDDGAGVVSAIELARRLAENPLPAGAMSVRFWFGPETIGTIAWLAHNESLIPNLRGGIFMEMTGNKNKIAWHHTRQHDHLLDRITNYQLHNIEHDERDFASAPANDERVINGPGVNVPCISLNRFPYDEYHTTDDNLDIIHEDMLVGAAQIAEDIVRIYASNYIPKRTFRGPVFLSGHGLWVDWRDNWALNRAIEKIMMRFEGEHSIFDIAEQVGLDYWVVREYVEKFRAKGFVVPLPIPSEAQAV is encoded by the coding sequence ATGAGACCCTCCCTCAAATCCATCCTCGCAGAATTTTTTCCTCTGCACCGCACCCTCGCCTCAGACGACCACGACAAAACGTTGGAGATCGTCGGCTCGTACATGCCCGATTCGTCGAATTACACGATTGAAACCTACGCGCCGCTGACTCCCGTCTGGACGTGGAAAGTGCCTGAGCGGTACGTTGTCCATGAGGCGTATCTCGAAACCGAAGAAGGCGAGCGAATTGTGGATTTCAAAGATAATCCGCTTCACATTGTTTCGTATTCGTTGCCCGTTGACGTGGTCTTGAGCTTCGACGAACTCCAGCCGCATTTGTATTTCAACGAGAAGCGTCCGCACACTGTGCCGTGGATTTTCAAATATTACGAACGTGACTGGGGCTTCTGTTTGCCGAAAAACACATTCGATAAACTCCCACGCGACAAAAAATATCATGCGGTGATCAGGTCCGAGTTCGTCACCGATCCCAGGCAGGGATTCAAAGTCGCTACGGCGGTTGTCCATCCGCAAGGTGGGGCGAATCCCGAAGCGGGCGAGTTCCTTGTGCAGGCGCATACCTGTCACCCCATGCAAGCCAACGACGATGGGGCAGGCGTGGTCAGCGCCATCGAGTTGGCGCGGCGGCTGGCGGAGAATCCGCTTCCCGCTGGCGCGATGAGCGTCCGCTTTTGGTTTGGACCCGAGACGATCGGCACGATCGCCTGGCTGGCGCACAACGAGTCGCTGATTCCAAATCTACGCGGCGGAATCTTTATGGAGATGACGGGTAATAAAAACAAAATTGCATGGCATCATACGCGACAGCACGATCATCTCCTCGACCGAATTACCAATTACCAATTACACAATATCGAACACGATGAACGTGACTTCGCCTCCGCTCCCGCCAACGATGAACGCGTCATCAACGGACCTGGCGTCAACGTGCCGTGCATTTCGCTCAACCGTTTTCCCTACGACGAGTATCACACCACCGACGACAATCTCGACATCATCCACGAAGATATGCTCGTCGGCGCGGCGCAGATTGCCGAAGACATCGTCCGCATCTACGCCAGCAATTACATTCCGAAGCGCACGTTCCGTGGTCCTGTGTTTCTCAGCGGACACGGTCTCTGGGTGGATTGGCGCGACAATTGGGCGCTCAACCGCGCCATCGAAAAGATCATGATGCGCTTCGAGGGCGAACATTCCATCTTCGACATCGCCGAACAGGTCGGTTTGGATTATTGGGTCGTGCGTGAGTATGTCGAAAAATTTCGAGCGAAAGGATTTGTCGTTCCCCTGCCCATACCGTCTGAGGCGCAAGCGGTGTAA
- a CDS encoding AAC(3) family N-acetyltransferase: MLTFENLVEGFRGLGVEEGDTLLLHSSYKSLGEVDGGPQTVIRALEAALGAEGTLIMPTFNFDFNKGAAWDVRTTPSKMGVLTELVRLDPRAKRVFHPFYSFAVLGKHAEALGSLRYKSAYERNSVFGKLRDLDGKIMVIGLSYTNSMTFFHHIEQMEGVDYRFLKQFTGEVTDENGNTYTDTFEMLVRDIDKGVVTEVDPMGALMEQAGVIKSARIGEADVKLMKANEVYAFTAREMRRDPFLLYYVKKD; encoded by the coding sequence ATGTTGACGTTTGAAAATCTTGTCGAGGGTTTTCGAGGGTTGGGCGTGGAGGAGGGGGATACGTTGCTTTTGCATAGTTCGTATAAATCGTTGGGCGAGGTGGACGGCGGTCCGCAGACGGTGATCCGTGCGTTGGAGGCAGCACTTGGCGCGGAGGGGACGCTGATCATGCCGACGTTCAATTTCGATTTCAACAAGGGCGCGGCATGGGATGTGCGGACGACGCCGTCGAAGATGGGTGTGTTGACGGAACTGGTGCGGCTCGACCCGCGCGCGAAGCGGGTATTTCATCCGTTTTATTCGTTTGCGGTGTTGGGGAAACATGCCGAGGCGCTGGGAAGCCTGCGATACAAGAGCGCGTATGAACGGAACTCGGTGTTCGGGAAGTTGCGCGATTTGGATGGGAAGATCATGGTGATCGGGCTGTCGTATACGAACAGCATGACGTTCTTCCATCACATCGAGCAAATGGAGGGCGTGGATTATCGGTTCTTGAAACAGTTCACGGGCGAGGTGACGGATGAGAACGGGAACACGTACACCGATACGTTCGAGATGTTGGTGCGCGACATTGACAAGGGCGTCGTTACAGAGGTTGACCCGATGGGCGCGTTGATGGAGCAGGCGGGCGTGATTAAGTCTGCAAGAATCGGCGAAGCGGATGTGAAGTTGATGAAGGCGAACGAGGTCTATGCGTTTACGGCGCGGGAGATGAGGAGGGATCCGTTTTTGTTGTATTATGTGAAGAAAGATTGA
- a CDS encoding glycosyltransferase family 4 protein, which produces MKIIYFSKNYTPHDYRFLSSLSKTKHEICFLQLESTQRQTEDRPVPAEVRQILWAGGRNEFRWRDVPRLVFSLRRVIQEIQPDIIHAGPIQNCAFLVALSGFRHLLAMSWGYDLVMEADKSAWMRWVTRYTLQRSAYFTCDANVTREKAVAFGMDSERTVVFPWGIDLGSFKPKGAKSGKQKAGDRSRQSKIESRKSVTLFCSRTWEAIYGVDVLAKAFVMVANENPHVNLILLGGGSQGNQIRQILMKGGVMERVHFGGQVGQRDLPRWYHMADVYISPSHVDGSSVTLMEAMASGLPCLVSDIAGNREWIEDGVNGWLFRDGDVEDLAEKILSAIKRKREFKRIGESARKTAEARADWRRNFGTLLEAYEKVKGI; this is translated from the coding sequence ATGAAAATTATCTATTTCAGTAAAAACTATACCCCGCACGATTATCGGTTTCTGTCATCGTTGTCGAAGACGAAGCATGAAATCTGCTTTTTGCAATTGGAGTCGACTCAACGGCAGACGGAGGATCGTCCTGTCCCTGCGGAGGTTCGGCAGATTTTGTGGGCGGGCGGGCGGAACGAATTTCGTTGGCGGGATGTGCCGAGGTTGGTATTCAGCCTGCGAAGAGTGATTCAGGAGATTCAGCCTGACATCATCCATGCGGGACCGATTCAGAATTGCGCCTTCCTTGTGGCGTTGAGCGGATTCCGTCATTTGCTGGCGATGTCGTGGGGATATGATTTGGTGATGGAGGCGGATAAGAGCGCGTGGATGCGATGGGTTACGAGGTACACGTTACAAAGGAGCGCGTATTTTACATGTGACGCCAATGTGACGCGGGAAAAAGCAGTTGCGTTTGGGATGGATTCTGAGCGGACGGTGGTGTTTCCGTGGGGGATTGATTTGGGAAGTTTTAAGCCGAAGGGCGCAAAAAGCGGAAAGCAGAAGGCAGGAGACAGAAGTCGTCAATCGAAAATCGAAAGTCGAAAGTCAGTGACTTTGTTTTGTAGCCGCACGTGGGAGGCGATCTATGGGGTGGATGTGTTGGCGAAGGCGTTCGTGATGGTGGCGAATGAAAATCCACATGTGAATCTGATTTTGCTGGGAGGCGGTTCGCAGGGGAATCAGATCCGCCAGATATTGATGAAGGGCGGGGTGATGGAACGAGTCCATTTTGGGGGACAGGTGGGACAACGCGACCTGCCGCGCTGGTATCACATGGCGGATGTGTACATCTCGCCGTCGCATGTGGACGGTTCGTCTGTGACGTTGATGGAGGCGATGGCGAGTGGGCTTCCGTGTTTGGTGTCGGATATTGCGGGCAACAGGGAATGGATCGAGGATGGAGTCAACGGGTGGTTGTTCCGTGATGGAGATGTGGAGGATTTGGCGGAGAAAATTCTGTCCGCGATAAAAAGAAAGAGAGAATTTAAGAGGATTGGAGAATCGGCGCGCAAGACGGCGGAGGCGAGGGCGGATTGGAGGAGGAATTTTGGTACACTTCTTGAGGCTTACGAGAAGGTCAAAGGCATTTAG
- a CDS encoding DUF4260 domain-containing protein, which yields MKNLLKLEELFLFGLALFLFSGLDYGWGWYALWFFAPDLSMIGYLANPRFGAWTYNLIHHKGVSVALYALGALLSAPPLMFAGTVLLGHSSLDRVFGYGLKHEDAFQNTHLGRIGDQNAS from the coding sequence ATGAAAAACCTGCTCAAACTCGAAGAATTGTTTTTGTTCGGTCTCGCCCTTTTTCTTTTTTCTGGATTGGACTACGGGTGGGGATGGTACGCCCTGTGGTTTTTTGCGCCCGATCTGAGCATGATCGGCTATTTGGCAAACCCCCGCTTCGGCGCGTGGACGTATAACCTGATTCACCATAAGGGAGTTTCTGTCGCCCTTTACGCGTTGGGCGCGCTCCTCTCCGCCCCGCCGCTCATGTTCGCAGGGACAGTCCTCCTCGGTCACTCCAGCCTTGATCGTGTCTTCGGCTACGGCTTGAAACACGAGGACGCGTTCCAGAATACGCATTTGGGGAGGATTGGAGATCAGAATGCCTCTTGA
- a CDS encoding glycosyltransferase family protein codes for MSSSRLPGKILADIAGQPMLQRVFVRTSRSASVSQTVFATTTDPSDDPVAEYCDFSGIPFTRGSLYDVLDRYYQTAKSAKADVVVRITADCPVIEPMLIDDVVNTLLEDEYDFVCNRLPPPYHRTYPIGLDVEACTFKVLKQAWKEAKEPQHREHVMPYFYEGVELTTVNRQLQTGASPRGYNIALLHHTTDFGDYRWTVDAPEDLEFMRQVYSHFNGRDDFSWKEVLDLVHDHPELMKINAGVQHKTLKDFDDRALK; via the coding sequence ATGAGTTCATCGCGACTGCCTGGGAAGATTCTCGCGGACATCGCGGGACAGCCCATGCTCCAACGCGTCTTCGTTCGGACCTCGCGGTCTGCCTCAGTTTCCCAAACCGTTTTCGCCACGACGACCGATCCCTCCGACGACCCCGTCGCCGAATACTGCGACTTCAGCGGAATCCCATTCACGCGCGGCAGCCTCTACGACGTGCTGGACCGTTATTATCAGACCGCCAAGTCAGCCAAAGCGGATGTGGTTGTGCGAATCACTGCGGATTGTCCAGTGATTGAGCCTATGTTGATTGATGATGTGGTCAATACTTTGCTTGAAGATGAATATGATTTTGTCTGCAACCGTCTGCCCCCGCCTTATCATCGCACTTACCCCATTGGCTTGGATGTGGAAGCCTGCACGTTCAAAGTATTGAAGCAAGCATGGAAAGAAGCTAAAGAACCTCAGCACCGTGAACATGTCATGCCTTACTTCTACGAAGGCGTCGAACTGACAACTGTCAACCGTCAACTGCAAACTGGCGCTTCCCCACGCGGCTACAACATCGCCCTCCTCCACCACACCACCGACTTCGGCGATTACCGCTGGACGGTGGATGCGCCCGAAGATTTGGAATTCATGCGGCAGGTGTACAGTCATTTCAATGGTCGTGATGATTTCTCATGGAAGGAAGTTCTCGATTTGGTTCACGACCACCCCGAACTGATGAAGATTAACGCAGGCGTTCAGCATAAGACGTTGAAAGATTTTGATGACCGTGCTCTAAAATAA
- a CDS encoding DUF5674 family protein, which yields MSIHILTSKATPLQVREMLEAFSEIRMIKIVVDIEREIVAGGSGMHYECEQLLLEDGSQQDNLWGANWFPDEQEIEFESLINIRPHQNRSIIIQDENICKEVERVTRKVLEGVKP from the coding sequence ATGTCCATCCACATTCTCACAAGCAAGGCAACGCCGTTACAAGTGCGAGAAATGTTGGAGGCATTTTCTGAAATTCGTATGATCAAGATCGTCGTCGATATCGAGCGTGAAATCGTCGCTGGCGGAAGCGGAATGCACTATGAATGCGAGCAACTCCTGCTTGAAGATGGAAGTCAACAGGATAACCTGTGGGGCGCAAACTGGTTCCCAGATGAGCAAGAGATTGAATTCGAATCGTTGATAAACATCCGTCCACATCAAAATCGGAGCATTATTATTCAAGACGAGAACATTTGCAAAGAAGTCGAGCGGGTGACTCGCAAAGTTCTTGAAGGAGTAAAGCCATGA
- a CDS encoding glycerophosphodiester phosphodiesterase has protein sequence MPLELLKSKTRRTLIESHRGVENGDVPENSWTAIRLGQRLGADLIEIDVQLSRDSVAFLRHNYQLPDGRWCHDLTWDELKELKINSEPLPLLEDVLVWARDTGVHLSLDMKTFFKPEGILAKEVIRLLGRTNTKDNVLLLYFDHEELFHTKLAHPDLTVRALLTGRLLNIAEYLQKIKADCVSLSYGMLHPMDIEQIHSVGVAMALIEYWDQNSNIFREYDIDVLSVGNPVDAKKILDGH, from the coding sequence ATGCCTCTTGAACTTCTCAAATCCAAAACGAGACGCACGCTCATCGAGTCGCATCGTGGCGTGGAAAATGGCGATGTGCCCGAAAATTCGTGGACAGCGATTCGGCTTGGTCAGCGATTGGGCGCAGACTTAATTGAAATAGATGTGCAACTGAGTCGGGATAGTGTTGCATTTCTTCGCCATAATTACCAACTTCCTGATGGGCGCTGGTGTCATGATCTAACTTGGGATGAGTTGAAGGAGCTCAAGATTAACAGCGAGCCTTTGCCATTATTGGAAGACGTTCTTGTCTGGGCGCGGGATACGGGCGTGCATTTATCTCTGGATATGAAAACTTTTTTCAAGCCAGAAGGTATCTTGGCAAAAGAAGTCATTCGTTTGCTGGGGCGGACGAACACGAAAGATAATGTGCTCTTGTTGTACTTCGACCACGAAGAGTTGTTCCACACAAAACTCGCTCACCCTGATTTAACCGTCCGTGCTTTGCTAACGGGAAGGCTCTTAAACATTGCTGAATATCTACAAAAAATTAAAGCAGATTGTGTTAGTCTCTCATATGGAATGCTCCATCCCATGGATATCGAACAAATCCATTCGGTGGGAGTGGCGATGGCTTTGATCGAATATTGGGATCAAAATAGCAATATATTCCGAGAGTATGATATTGATGTGTTGTCAGTTGGTAACCCTGTAGACGCCAAAAAGATTTTGGATGGGCATTAA
- a CDS encoding LapA family protein — MATVYLIFALVIAVIAVIFALQNTITVTISFLAWEVTGSLSLVLLVTLAIGVVIGLLVLSPSAIKNSLAASSHRKRVGALEKELDEHKSRVAGLEKPMPVTPSPESSKSSATPPPADKQ, encoded by the coding sequence ATGGCTACTGTTTATTTGATTTTCGCGCTGGTGATCGCAGTCATTGCGGTCATTTTTGCTTTGCAAAATACGATCACCGTCACCATCTCTTTTCTGGCGTGGGAGGTCACGGGTTCGCTGTCCCTCGTCTTGCTGGTCACACTTGCCATTGGCGTGGTCATTGGCTTGCTGGTGCTTTCCCCGTCTGCGATCAAAAATTCCCTCGCAGCTTCCTCTCATCGCAAACGAGTCGGCGCGCTTGAAAAAGAACTGGATGAGCATAAAAGCCGCGTCGCGGGTCTGGAAAAACCCATGCCCGTAACCCCTTCGCCTGAATCTTCCAAATCCTCCGCCACCCCGCCGCCCGCCGACAAACAGTGA
- a CDS encoding N-acetylneuraminate synthase family protein gives MEIKFGNRTIGLNHPTYFIADIAANHDGDLQRAKLLIRLAKEAGADAAKFQNFDAPKIVSDYGFSHMNAQVSHQASWKKSVTEVYRAASIPFEWTMTLMEECQEAGIDYFSSPYDFAAIDFLDQYVPVYKAGSGEIDWIEALERMASKGKPFFIATGASTIGEVQKAVHAILKINKQLVLMQCNTNYTASPDNYDHLHLNVLKTYATMFPDVILGLSDHTHAVAPVLGAVTLGARVIERHFTDSNDREGPDHKFAMDPAKWARMVEETRLLERSLGSADKFIAGNEQETQVVQRRCLRAARDIKAGEIFNRDMIDVLRPATPGAIKPDQIQNVVGTKALHDFKYGQELRWTDLGA, from the coding sequence ATGGAAATCAAATTCGGAAATCGCACGATCGGTTTGAACCACCCGACGTACTTTATCGCCGACATTGCCGCCAACCATGATGGCGATCTGCAACGAGCGAAACTGCTCATCCGTTTGGCGAAGGAAGCGGGGGCGGACGCCGCCAAATTCCAGAATTTCGACGCGCCGAAGATCGTGTCGGATTACGGTTTCTCGCACATGAACGCGCAGGTCAGCCATCAGGCATCGTGGAAGAAATCCGTGACCGAGGTCTACCGCGCCGCGTCGATTCCCTTCGAGTGGACGATGACGTTGATGGAGGAATGTCAGGAAGCGGGCATTGATTATTTCTCGTCGCCGTATGATTTCGCCGCGATTGATTTCCTTGACCAATACGTGCCTGTCTACAAGGCTGGCTCTGGCGAGATTGATTGGATCGAAGCGCTGGAGCGCATGGCAAGCAAGGGCAAGCCGTTCTTTATCGCGACAGGCGCGTCCACGATCGGCGAGGTGCAGAAGGCTGTCCATGCGATTTTGAAAATCAACAAGCAACTTGTATTGATGCAATGCAACACGAATTACACCGCCTCGCCCGACAACTACGACCACTTGCATTTGAATGTACTCAAAACCTACGCGACGATGTTCCCTGATGTGATTCTGGGACTCTCCGACCATACGCACGCGGTCGCTCCCGTTCTCGGCGCAGTGACGCTTGGCGCGCGCGTCATCGAGCGTCACTTCACCGACAGCAACGACCGCGAGGGTCCCGACCACAAGTTTGCGATGGATCCCGCCAAATGGGCGCGCATGGTCGAAGAGACGCGCCTGCTGGAACGTTCGCTTGGCTCGGCGGATAAATTTATCGCTGGTAACGAGCAGGAGACTCAAGTTGTGCAACGTCGCTGTCTGCGGGCGGCGCGTGACATCAAGGCTGGCGAGATTTTTAACCGCGACATGATTGACGTGTTGCGTCCCGCCACGCCTGGAGCGATCAAACCTGACCAGATCCAGAATGTCGTCGGCACGAAGGCGTTGCATGATTTCAAATATGGTCAAGAGTTGAGATGGACGGATTTGGGAGCGTGA